The sequence CTGATGCCTGACGAGAAGCTGCAGATGATTAAAAATATGACTAAGACGTACGGTAAAGTAGCCATGGTCGGAGACGGTGTTAATGATGCTCCGGCGCTGGCTGCAGCGTCCGTAGGGATTGCGATGGGAGCAGCCGGGACTGATGTAGCCTTGGAAACCGCTAATGTCGTGTTAATGACCGACGATATCCTCAAGATTCCTTATGCAATCTCCCTAGGGATACGTACAAGTCGGGTCATGAAGCAAAATATAACGTTTGCCCTTGCGGTTATCCTGGTATTGGTCAGTTCAAACTTCTGGGGCGGACTTAATCTGCCCTCCGGTGTGGTCAGTCATGAAGGCAGTACCCTGCTTGTGATCTTAAGCGGTCTGCGACTGCTGAGATAATCAAGACCCTAACTGGAGAACTGCGTAGTGAAAGCCGTCCGTAAGGATAATCAGGATAAAGTGCTGGAAGATCTGAATAGGGCGCTCGATAATTACATTCGTTAAATGTCACAGCTAACTCTCTGAAAATATGTTATTTTTGGCGAAAGTTTTTTTAAAAGATAAGAATTTATGTGATTCACATGCAGATTTGTACCTAGACCCAATAGAGGAGGCTTCAAAATGATTACACAAGAAACGCTTGAAGGTTATTATGTTACGATCGGCCGACTGAAGCAGAAATATTTATCAGAGAAATTTGAACAGGATCTGCCCACTTTCACATCACATGCGGAAGCTGCCGATTGGTTTCGTAGCTTATTTGCGGATAGCTTCGTATTTGTAGAGCAGACTGATGCAGCGGGCACGGGCGTCTACTACCTGTATGACATTATCCATGATAAAACCTTATGGGAAGCGAGACAGAAGAGCTTAAGCGAAAAGGGCACCGCCTCTGGACTGGGAATGTTACTCTGTACGCAAAGAGTCGATATTTATGAAGATGGTTCAGTTCAGTTAGCTTTTTAAGCTATAATTAATGGTATTAATAATGGTATTAATAACGTGAGAATCCTTAGATATAGAGGGTTCTTTTTTTTGTGAATCATGTGAATCAATAGTTGAGGACATATGTCCTTCTCAAATACCTGAATATATCCTTTAATAGTGGAGAGAGATAATTAGAGGAGAGAGCAGCAATGAAAGGGATTATATTTGCATTTATGGGTGGGGCTTGTATTACCTTGCAGGGAGTAGCCAATTCCCGGATTAGTCAAGATATTGGCATTTGGCAAGCAGCGACGATTACCCAGTTCACCGGATTTATTCTGGCCTTGGCTATCCTGCTGTTCGTACGCGATGGAAGAAGCCAAGGCTTTAAACAAGTGAAGCCGCTATATCTAATGGGTGGAGCTTTTGGAGCGGTCATCATTTTTAGTGAAGTCACAGCTATTCACCAGATCGGAGTTACCTTTACTATTTCAGCGTTGCTGATTGCCCAGCTCTGTCTGACGATTCTGATCGATATGAACGGTTGGTTTGGCGTGGTGAAGCAGAAGATGAGGTTGCCACAGTTCGCCGGTATTGGAATGATGATTGCGGGTGTGCTGATATTGAAATTTTGAGTGTGGATTCGGTTGAAATGGTGAATGCCTGGAGGTGACCTAAGCGTAATGGAAGAAATTCATGACCCCGAGCTACTGCAATCCTATTTGCAGGCTCATCACATCGAAGCTGTCTTTAATGCTCCATTAATGCCGCATTTGTCGTTATACCGCTTTGATCAAGGGGAACTCATCTGTTCCCAAGGAGAACCAGCACAGGTATTATACGTGCTTGTTAAGGGGAAATTGAAGACCTATACTACCTCAGCGGAAGGCAAAACCCTGATTCTTTCTTTCAAAACCCCGCTTGAGGTGATCGGAGATATTGAATACGTCCACGGGACGAACATCATCAACACGGTAGAGGCTGTATCCGCTGTCTGGATGATCGGTGTTCATCATCGATGTTTGAAACAATATGGCAGAGACCACGCACCACTGCTGCAATTTTTACTGGAAATCATCACCGACAAATTCTACCGTAAATCCACTTCCTTAAGCTTCAATTTGATGTATCCGGTAGAAGTACGATTGGCCAGCTATCTATTGTCTGTCTCCTTTGATGAATCCGATGCGTTATTTAAGGGGCAACTAAGCACATTCAGTCTAGTGGATGCAGCCAATTTAATTGGAACCAGCTATAGACATCTGAATCGAGTGATTCGAAAATTCTGTGCGGAGGGCCTAATTGAGCGGAACAAAGGGTTTATTCTTGTTAAGGACAGGGAAGGGTTAAACGTACTGGCAAGTCGGAATATTTATGAATGAATTATTGTAATGATCAGAAGAAATCAATCAAATGAGGAGTTGCAGGGATGTTTATAGGCCTATTATTGGCGCTTGCTGCCGGTTCGCTGGTCAGTATGCAGAATATTTTTAATACAAAAGTGAATGAACATACAGGGTCTTGGGCAACCACCACCTTGGTATTGGGCATGGGTTTTGTGGCTTCACTGACCATCGGCCTGCTCTTTGAAGGCAAACAGATGTTTACTTTGCCAAATATGCAGCCTTGGTACTGGATCAGCGGCCTGATCGGGGTAGGTGTGGTTATTTGTCTGGTGCAGGGGACAAAGCTACTTGGACCCACTTATGCTATCTCAATCGTGCTGACAGCACAACTCGCATTTGCACTGTTATGGGACTCCTTAGGCTGGTTAGGACTGGAACAGGTCCCTTTTACAATCAATAAGCTGCTAGGTGTATTGGTTATTGTTGGGGGCATCATTGTATTTAAATTAGGGGGTAGACGTGAGTCGCAGAAGTCCAAGGAGGCAAGTGTTTTAGGGTTGGAATAATTATTCTTCTTGACTTTCGAACGCCCAATTAAGTAGTATTAGACCCGTAACCTGATATAAGGCTTTGACCAAAGATATGATTTCCAGAGACGAGCTGTCCAGAGAGAGAAGTTCAAGCTGCAAGCTTCTCCAGCAACCGATTGGAAGATTACCCCTTTGTAGCCGTGGCGTTGAACCCGTTGATTCTAAGGATCACGGCTGTAAGCGGAACCGATTTATCCCCGATACCGGATACCAATGAGGTCTTTGCAGCTACATCCTTGGCGATCAGCCAATGGATATATTGCAGGTCGAATTAGGGTGGAACCACGAGCTGAACGCACTCGTCCCTTTCTGGGATAGATGCGTTTTTTTGCGTTCAACAGTAACAACATTTGAGAAATGGAGGCTAAATCATGGAGATCAACGTAACAGTGCCAGATGGAACAATTCGGAGGGTACTTCAAGGAACGACAATTTTAGAAGCAGCGGGTGCCATAAGTACGACACTGAAGAAAAGTGCTGTTGCGGGAAGAATAGATGGCAGATCTGTAGACCTTAATCAATCGATCTTGCATGATTGCCATCTCGAAATTGTTACGCTGGACAGTAAAGAGGGCTTGGAAATCTATAGACACAGCACAGCTCATATTATGGCTCAAGCCATCAAACGTATATATGGTCACGGGCAAGTGAAGCTTGGCATTGGACCAGTCATTGAAGACGGCTTCTATTATGATATCGATATGGAGCAACCGCTCTCCAGTGATGATCTTGTTATTATTGAACAAGAGATGGAGAAAGTCATCCAAGAAAACCTTCCTTTTGTTCGTCGAAGGGTAGACCGTACTGAAGCACTAAAGACATTTACCGAACTGGAAGAACCCCTAAAGCTGGAATTGATTCACGGCTTACCTGAGGCTGCT comes from Paenibacillus sp. 19GGS1-52 and encodes:
- a CDS encoding DMT family transporter: MKGIIFAFMGGACITLQGVANSRISQDIGIWQAATITQFTGFILALAILLFVRDGRSQGFKQVKPLYLMGGAFGAVIIFSEVTAIHQIGVTFTISALLIAQLCLTILIDMNGWFGVVKQKMRLPQFAGIGMMIAGVLILKF
- a CDS encoding cyclic nucleotide-binding domain-containing protein, which codes for MEEIHDPELLQSYLQAHHIEAVFNAPLMPHLSLYRFDQGELICSQGEPAQVLYVLVKGKLKTYTTSAEGKTLILSFKTPLEVIGDIEYVHGTNIINTVEAVSAVWMIGVHHRCLKQYGRDHAPLLQFLLEIITDKFYRKSTSLSFNLMYPVEVRLASYLLSVSFDESDALFKGQLSTFSLVDAANLIGTSYRHLNRVIRKFCAEGLIERNKGFILVKDREGLNVLASRNIYE
- a CDS encoding DMT family transporter translates to MFIGLLLALAAGSLVSMQNIFNTKVNEHTGSWATTTLVLGMGFVASLTIGLLFEGKQMFTLPNMQPWYWISGLIGVGVVICLVQGTKLLGPTYAISIVLTAQLAFALLWDSLGWLGLEQVPFTINKLLGVLVIVGGIIVFKLGGRRESQKSKEASVLGLE